One Passer domesticus isolate bPasDom1 unplaced genomic scaffold, bPasDom1.hap1 HAP1_SCAFFOLD_37, whole genome shotgun sequence genomic window carries:
- the LOC135292473 gene encoding class I histocompatibility antigen, F10 alpha chain-like translates to MQRGDARRHSCVEWLQKYVRYGREELQCKEPPDVRVSRKVEHGILTLSCRAYRFYPSNIGTSWMKGMKSGIVPHLGKIEALLEEQEQPLRRAEHPGMPEPGICSWAEAGNMECGNWEFGTVEQWDGGSPPLLTMPCFPELESSRNLTLVVAVSVSAAISIVILIGFGVWKLQSGSPQTQPGGHPVLLPFPDAWRSPYDPSSPPKLLLGSPLSPQWGFL, encoded by the exons ATGCAGAGAGGGGATGCCAGGA ggcacagctgcgTGGAGTGGCTCCAGAAATATGTCAGATATGGgcgggaggagctgcagtgtaaag agccccctgATGTCCGTGTGTCCCGAAAAGTGGAACACGGGATCCTGACACTGTCCTGCCGCGCATACAGATTCTACCCCAGCAACATTGGGACCAGCTGGATGAAGGGGATGAAATCAGGGATCGTTCCACACCTGGGCAAGATCGAAgcgctgctggaggagcaggagcagcccctgcgcCGGGCGGAGCATCCCGGAATGCCAGAGCCTgggatctgctcctgggctgaggctGGGAACATGGAAtgtgggaactgggaatttgggactgtggagcagtgggatgggggTTCCCCTCCCCTCCTAACCATGCCATgcttcccagagctggaatccagCAGGAATCTCACCCTGGTGGTCGCTgtgtctgtcagtgctgccatcagcatTGTTATCCTCATTGGATTTGGTGTCTGGAAGCTCCAATCTGGTTCTCCCCAAACCCAACCTGGGGGTCACCCTGttcttctccccttcccagaCGCTTGGAGATCCCCCTATGACCCATCCAGCCCCCCCAAACTCCTCCTTGGGTCACCCCTAAGTCCCCAGTGGGGATTTCTGTGA